In a single window of the Pseudomonas entomophila genome:
- a CDS encoding LPS O-antigen chain length determinant protein WzzB, whose translation MRNEPERLSGDEIDLYEIFERLWKQKLLIVATTVVFAGAALAYALLATPIYEAKIIVQPPTQNDIAQLNYGRGGSSGLSMLSVKDVYDVYLRNLQSESLRREFFQTVFLPDLPEVERRGSQDDLYGRFQSSLTLGLVSKDSPGRYYVKVDLPDPRRAADWVVKYVELAGRRGKDEVVQDIRSDAMVKANNLEQEITAARESARKQREDQIIQLTEALRVAQSIGLERPPIISNSLSGEVSAGMDGSLMYMRGTRALEAEIENLRKRTSDDPFVRNLRQRQEAVAFYRNLQVNVGSVQTYRQDGAIESPDRPVKPRKLVILSMGVVVGAALGVLLALLRGFAPGVGRGRRY comes from the coding sequence ATGCGCAATGAACCTGAGCGCCTGAGTGGTGATGAGATCGACCTTTATGAAATTTTCGAAAGGTTGTGGAAGCAGAAGTTACTAATTGTTGCGACAACGGTGGTTTTCGCGGGGGCGGCGTTGGCCTATGCGTTGTTGGCGACACCGATTTACGAGGCCAAGATAATCGTGCAGCCGCCAACCCAGAATGACATTGCCCAGCTAAATTATGGGCGAGGCGGAAGTTCTGGCTTGAGCATGCTTTCGGTCAAGGATGTGTACGATGTTTATCTGCGCAACTTGCAGTCAGAGTCATTGCGTCGGGAGTTTTTCCAGACGGTGTTTCTGCCTGACCTGCCAGAGGTTGAGCGCCGTGGTTCGCAGGATGACCTGTATGGCCGTTTTCAGTCTTCGCTGACTTTGGGTCTGGTTTCCAAGGACAGCCCGGGGCGCTACTACGTCAAGGTGGACTTACCGGACCCTCGGCGTGCTGCTGATTGGGTCGTCAAGTATGTCGAATTGGCTGGGCGGCGCGGTAAGGACGAGGTCGTGCAGGACATAAGGTCTGACGCCATGGTAAAGGCGAACAATCTCGAGCAGGAAATTACAGCGGCTCGCGAAAGTGCGCGCAAGCAACGTGAAGACCAGATCATCCAGTTGACGGAGGCGTTGCGGGTTGCGCAGTCGATTGGTCTGGAGAGGCCGCCAATCATCTCGAATAGCTTGTCCGGGGAGGTGTCGGCGGGCATGGATGGTTCGCTGATGTATATGCGTGGGACCAGGGCGCTTGAGGCTGAAATAGAAAACTTGCGCAAACGTACTTCGGATGACCCCTTCGTACGTAATTTGCGTCAGCGTCAAGAGGCTGTGGCGTTTTATCGAAATTTGCAGGTTAATGTTGGAAGTGTGCAGACCTATCGGCAAGATGGGGCTATCGAGTCCCCGGACAGACCTGTAAAACCCAGGAAGTTGGTTATTCTTTCCATGGGGGTGGTTGTTGGTGCTGCGCTTGGGGTGTTGCTTGCGCTCCTTCGTGGTTTTGCGCCGGGGGTTGGCCGGGGGCGGCGGTACTGA